CTCGCGCTGGAGCGTGCGCTCGGCGGCAGGGGACGTCGCGACGTAGGTGAGGGACGGCGCGCTCGGCGCGTGGGAACCAAGGGCGGCGGCCCGCGCGAAGGGCGACGCATCCGCCGCGCCGCGCCCCTGGTCCTGCCCATGACCGGCGCCGTGCCCCAGTAGGCCCGCGGCGCCCATTCCGGCTCCCGGCGCGGTGCCGCTGCCACCCGGTCCGACCCCGGATACGGCCAGCCCTGTGCCGCGCGGATCCGCGGGCTCGGGCCCGTACATGTTGCCCGTGGTGTCCCACTCGTCGTTGCCCTGGTACGTGCGCTCTCCGAAGGACGCCACGATCACGTCCCCGGTGGGCGGCTCCGCGTCGATCCCCCAGCGGTCGGCGTACGACCTCGACTCCATGCCGATGGCGTACAACAGGAGCTCGGCGTCCGTGAGACGCGACTCTTTCGCGAGGTGTTCCCGTCCGCGCATGTGCAGCGATAGCTGCGCCCAATGGCCGAGGGCTTTCGGTGCGCGGGGGCTGCCCGCGGGCCCGCGTTCCAAGAGCGCGCGCGCACCCGTGCCGCCGCGGCGGCGATCCGGCTTCGACGTGCGCGTTGCGACGACGCGCTCTCCGCGCTCTGGCGCGGGTCGTTCCGGCAACAGCATGTGCCCGCCGGTGTCCGCTGGCGGCGCGGCCGGTGCGAGGCGCGCGTGGAAGTCCGGCGAGACCTCGAAGCTGAGCCGCGGCGCGTGCGCCTGTTTGCGGAGCGCCGCCTGGGTCCGCGCGTCGCGATCCACGGTGAGCTCGGGCCCGACGCCGAGCGACGGCCCGGACAGTGCGACGGAGAGCAACACGCCGAAGTACGCGAACAGCGCGCTGGCGCCCGCCAGATCACGAAGCCACTGACGGCTCCCGAAGCGCCCGACCACGACGTCCGACGTGGTGACCGTGAGCGCGCCGACCTGCTCCGGAACCTCCGCACTGCCGTCCAATCGCAGCGCGCCGGCCGCGTCCATCTCCAGCACGTGCGCCGTGCCCGGCACCCGCATTCGCTCCCCCGGCGCGAGCACCCGGCGGCAAACCGCGAAGTCCCCCCAATCCAGCGCAATGAGCCGACGATTCGCGGGCATGCGAGCTATGACACCCGCAGCGCGGCCTTGTTCCTACTCGTCCGTGAATGCCTCCGCGCTCAAGTGATTGGCCCCCGCGGCGGGAAAACTGGTCACCTCGGGTCGGCTGCACAGCGTGACGACGTCCGCGGGCGTGTCGTTCTTGAACAGTCGCTTCGCCCCCAGCCACGCCTGGTTGATCGCGCCCCCACCAATGCCTTGAATGGGCTTCGGATCCGGCACCGTGCCGGTCTGCATGTAAGTGAGCACGCGGTAGCCATGGTGCGCGTAGGCATCGCGCAGTCGGTCGTAGGCATGGGGCTCCAGCGAGTCGCCCTGCGCGAGCACCGTGCGGGCCGCATGCATGAAGGCGCCGAGCCCCATCGAAACGTGGCCCAGATCGCGCATGCGCTCCGCGTTCACGCCATCCGGAAACTGCCCGGGGTTCACCGGCGTGAAGTCGTCGTTGATCTGCGCCGCGCCCACGCCGCCGCCCCAATGTTGCTTGGTGAGCGCGACGTGGGGCTGGTTCTTGTCGTTGAGCAGCGGTACCACCGCGTTGCCGTCGTACTTGGAGTGATAGATGGACTGCGCGATGCGCTGGTAGAAGTACTGCTTCGCGTCGCTCCACAACGCAATGTCTCCAACGTAGGCCGCGATGGCCAGCTTGGAGTCCGCGAAGCTCGCGTGCCAATTGGGCCCGTTGGTCCAGTCCAAGATCGGATAGCTCACGTTCACCAAGAAGCTCGTGAAGTCCTTGTCCTGGTAGTGCACGATCGCCGCCGCCTGAGCCAGGTTCGTGCACGTCCAACCCGCCACCAGCCGGTACTGCATCGCGGTGTCGGTCTGCCAGGACGTCACGCCGCGCAGCTCGTCGAGCAGAGCGACGACTTTGGTGCGCCGCTCCGGCTTGCCGTCCGCCGCCCACAGCACCGCCTGCACCTTGATGTAAACGGACTCGTCGCGCAGCACGTCGCGCTCCACGCTGCTGATCTCGGTGCCGTACGGCGCATAGGTCTTGTTCACGTTGCCGGCCCAGCTGCTGGCGAGCCGCGTGTACTCCTTGGAGCTCGTGGACCAAGCGTCGATCTCCGCTTGCGTGTACACGGGGTAGCCGAATTGGAGCCCGCCGCTCCCCGCCGCGCCGCCACTGCCGCCCGCGCCGCCACTGCCGCCCGCGCTCCTGCAGCGCCGCCGCCCGCTGCGCCGCCGCTCCCTGCCGCGCCGCCACTGCCGCCCGCGTTGCCCGCCGCGCCGCCACTGCCGCCCACGCCGCTACCCGCGCCGCCATCGGGCTGCGACGACGTCTTGGCGTCGTCATCCCCGCCGCTACACGCGGTCGTGACCACGGTCAGTGCGCACACCACACCCAACGCAGCGAACTTCCACATGCAGACCAGCGTACGTTTCAAACGCTCAGCGAACCACCGCGTCTCACGAGATGTAAGTCGATGTAATGCGTGGCACGCGCTAGTCGATAGGCCTTGGACGACGCAACGGCGAAGGAACGAGGATCGACCGATGCTGAAGAAGCTCCTGGGGATGGTGGTGGTGGGCGCAGGATTCGTTGCTTGCTCGTCTGCGGGAGGCGGCGGCGGCGGTGGCGGCTTTGACGGTGGCGGCGCCGGTGGGTTTGGAGCCTTCGGAGCAACCGGCGGAGATAGTGGCGCGCTGGGCGGGACGGGCGGCTTCGGCGCAACGGGCGGAACCGGCGCAGTGGGCGGCTTCGGCGCAACGGGCGCAACGGGCGCAACGGGGGGCTTTGGCGCAACGGGGGGCTTCGGCGCAACGGGCGGAACGGGGGGCGGAAGCAGCCTGATGTTCGGCAGCGCCTGCGCCAGCGCAGTGCAATGCGGTGGTCTCACGTGTTTGACCCCGAGCTCAGGCGCGCTGGACGGCGGCGGCCCGGCGAAGGGCCTGTGCACCGCGGCGTGCGCCTCCGACTTCGACTGTCAAGGTCTCGGCTCGAACGCCGTGTGTCTCGAGTACTCGACGGGTGTGGGGTTCTGCTTCGAAGGCTGCAGCTTCGGCAATCCGGGCAACACCTTTCTCCCGAGCAAGTGCCACGGCCGCCCGGAAATGGCATGCAGCCCGCTGAGCGACGGCGTGTCCCTGGTGGGCCAGGCGTGCTTGCCCCAATGCAACAGCGACGCCGATTGCGGCACCCTGCACTGCGACCCGAAGAGCGGTCTGTGCCGGGCCACCCCGGCCACCGGCAAGGATCTCGGTGCCGAGTGCGTGCAGCAGGACGGCGGTCCTGGTGAGTGTAAGGGCAACTGTACCGGCATCGTGAACCCGGGCAGCAGCGTGCCCTTCACGTACACCTGCACTGAGCGCTGCACATTGGGAGCGCCGGCGCAGTGCGGCTGGGACGGAACCTCTCAGGCGCCTGGGTTCTGCCTCTTCAGCTCCACGCTGATCTCCACCCCCGGCATCGGCGATCAGGGCTCGTGTGCGCAGTTGTGCTCGTGCAATGCCGACTGCAAGAACCCGAGCTTCGTGTGCCGAGCATTCAACGATCCCAACTTCGAAGCGACGCTTGGGCAGAAGGGCTATTGCGGTAGCTCGAGCATCCAAGGCGGCGGCGTCGACCCAGGGATCCCCGTCTGCAACTGAGCCGACGACACGTTCGCCAATGGGCGTTCGGGCCGTGGTGGCCACGGGAGGGTTCCTCGTAGTGTTCCGCTCTCCTCCGCAAGCATGTCGGTCCGGCGCGGAACCACACGCCCGCGAGGTTCCGCGCCGGATCGACAAGCCTGGGGATCAGGGAGCAGGCCTGAGGATCCGGGAGCAGGCCTGAGGATCCGGGAGCAAGCCTGAGGATCCGGGAGCAAGCCTGGGGACCAGGAGCAAGCCTGGGGATCCGGGAGCAAGCCTGCGGATCCGGGAGCAGGCCTGAAGATCAAGGTACGCAGCGGCGGAGGTAGATCTCGGTGTTGCCCGTCGTGCTGTTGGTGAGATTGCCGCCCACCGGCTCCCAGTCGCCGGTGTTGAAGGGCGTGTTCAGGGCGGGCGCCTCGATGACCTTGAACTCCCACTGCGTGCAGTCTGCGGGCGCCGCTTCGGCCCGGCGCACGGGACTGTCGAAGTGTGCGTCGCTGCCGCTGTCCAGGCCGGCGTCCGCCAGGAAGGCGGAGCCCGCCCCCGAGCTGCATGCGGCCAGCACGCCGTACACCGCAAATGCCCCGACCAACGAGCCCACGATGGTGTTGATACGCATGGGGCGAGGGTAGCTCAAGGCATGCGGCTGCGACGGCATGGAAGCGTCGCCGTTCAGTGCGCAGCGCTGGCGCGCACCGCCTCCGAAAAATGCTCAGTACGATGATCATTTTGGCGACATGGTCGACCATGCGCTCCGAATGATCACGGATCTGAGCAAATAGTTGCCCTACATTCGCGGCAGGGGGACGAAGACGAGCTCGAGGCCTGGCCGCTCGTGGAACGGTGCGCCAAGGCCCTCGACTGCGAGATCGTCGAGCTCTGAGATCGGGAAACGGAGGCGCAGATGAACGACGCGCCCTCGCGTCAGTTGATCTGAATGCCCTTGATCACCGCGTCGCCCTGACGGACGTGGAGCTCCGCCGTGAACCAGCCGGGCGACTTGGGAATGAACATGGAGTGGTAGACGTGAAAGCCCGGGCCGAAGGTCCTGGCGGGAGACTGGCCGCGATGGGCCGGCGCCGCCCACTCGAAGTGGCCGCTGGTCTTGGCGTCGATGGCGACGGCGACGATGGCGCCCTCGTTGGGGCGGGTGAAGTTGAGGCGCAGGGTGAGGCCTTGCTTGTGCGCGGCTGCGCAGGGCGCTTGGCCGGTGGTGTTCAACTGCCACAGGCTGGGGACGATCTCGTTCTTGACGGGATCGATGCTCTGGGGGCAGTGCGGGGTCAGGTCCGCCGAATTGGCGGCGTACATGTTGCGCGCGGAAAGCTGGACGGTGCCCCACAAACCGGGCGGCGTGGGGAGATTGGCGGCCTGGAACTGCGCTTGCTTGAGGGCGAGGGTCTCGGCGGGGCTCAGCTGGCGATCGGTGTTGAGGCTGGGAACGTTCACCGTCTTGGTGACCGGCTTCTTGATCGGCGGAATGGCCTGCGCCTTGGGCACGGCAATCACCGTTGCCGCTACCGCGCACGCACCAAGAGCAATCACCCCGTACAGCTTCTTCTTCATCACTACGCTCCTCCAAGGCCGCGCACCCACGTGGTACGCCGTCTGCCGCAGCACCAGCTCTTGCCACGAGATTGGCAAGAAGTCCTGCAAAATGGCGCGCGACGCCGATTTCGAGGGACCGGCGCCGCCACCCTTTCCACGAGATGCCGCGGGCGTTCTACGATCAGTGCGTTTGAGAAATTTCCACGCTCTTGATCTTGACGTCCCCATTCACGAGCTGCAGCTGCGCCGTGAACCAACCCGTCTTCTTGGGCACGGCCATGAACATGAAGTGGCCGGTTTCCCCGCCAGCAAGGATCAGGTTGAGCCGCGTGCCCGTTCCCGTCGGGTCCCACATGAGGACCGAGCTCATCACCGTCGCCGACAGGACGACGTCGAGCAGCACGGGCTTGTTCACCTGAGTCACACCGAATCGGACGTCGATCCCTTGACTGCCGCCCCAGTTGCAGGGCTTCGTGCCGCCGGCGTAGGGATTCACCCATGGAATCGGGATGATCTCGTCGGCGAGGGCATCCACGGAGCGAGCGCAGTGTGCGTTGAGGTCCGCCTTGCCAGCGACGAACATGCTTCGCGCGGAGAGCTTGACGGGTGCGTCCAAGCCGGTGGGCGGCGCGACGCCTTCGTCCTTGGCGGAGTCCTTCAAGAACGCGAGCTTCTGCGCCACGCTGAGCGCCTTCGACCCCTTGTACTGGAGCTTGATCTTGGTGGTCTTGGAAATGGCCTTCTTGATGGGCGGAACCGCGAACGCCTGCGGCTCGTTCATCGTCGTCGCCAAAGCCGCACACACACCGAGAGCGATCACCCCACACAGCGTCTTCGTCATCGAATACTCCTCCAGGCCGAACACCGCCGTGGTGCTCCGTCTGCCCGCGCCGCGCTTCATGCCATACCTTCGCCGCGCCGGGGCGGAGAAAATCGGCTCGACGCGAGGCCTCGCGGCGGACCGACATGCAGATGCCAAATATTGTCGGAACGCCGCGGAACCACGCGCAGCGATTCGCGCTCGCGCGCCTTTGCGCTATGCTGTCGCGGCTGATGTCGTGGTTTCGGGGGTGGTTCCTTGTGTGTGGCGTGCTCTCGGTGGGGTGCGGTCGCACTCCGCTCGATGAGCCGGTGCCGTCGCGGTACCTGGCCTTCGTGGCAGATCGCGACGCGCTCACGCAGTTTGCGCCGTACGTCGTGGACGTGATGAACGAAGCGGATCTGACGCCGCGGCGGTTGGGGGCACCAGGGGAAAAGAACGACTACGTCGACCTGGCCTGGTCGCCCGATGGACGGTGGCTCGCGTACAGCAATGACGAGGGATACATAGTCGCAGATGCGGACAACGACTTCGTCGAGGCGTGGCGTGGCTCCTGCAGCGCGGCACCTGTGTGGTCCGTGTCAATACGGCTTGCCGCGTGCATCGACAGCGCAGATGACGCACTCCGGATGCTCGACGCCAATAGCGGTGTCACCCTTGCCGCCATCCCCGTTGCCGGTTGGCTCTACCCCAGAGACTACGCGTGGTCGCCGGCCGAGGACCGCCTGGCGTTCGTGCGTGACATCGAGGGTAGTCAACTGTCCACGCTCTCCATCCTGGAGTCAGACGGTGAAGAGCACGCGGTGCCGATGGCGGCGCTGAAGTATCTGCGCTTTCAGTGGTCCTTGGATGGCCGTTGGTTGGCGTTCGAAGGCAAGGACGACGATGGTGAGAGCGCGTGGGTCGTCGACACGCGCCAGCCCGCGCTGCCTCCACAGCCCGTGGGTGCCAGCAACGGTCAGATGACGTGGGGCCGCGGGTCGCTCATCTTGAGGCACGGCAAGGTCCTGTCTGCAGTCGACGCGAGTCGGAGCCCGATCGAGACGACGGTGATCTCCGACGCCCTGTACGGGTTCTGGATTTCCCGCGATGGCTCCGTGCTCGCGTACGCCACGCCGAAGGGATTGACCTTCGCATCTCTCTCGGCAGGTCGAATCACGATGCTTTCGACTGCCCCGATCGGGGATGCGGCAGAAGTCCTGATCGCTGGCCAGAACGCGCTGGTCATATCTCAGCAGCATCCCAAGTACGCGCGGCACGTGACAACCCACGGCGGACCGGTGTCCTACTTCGGGTCGTCGGGGGAGCGGATGGACGAGTCGGCGCTGTCTCCGGACGGCCGCCGCGCGCTGCTCGCGCTGGCGAACGAGACACGCTCGCGTCTGCTGCGCGTCGACTTCGAGTCCATGTCGAGTCACACGGTGTTCGAAAGCAAGAACGGCATCGGTGCGCTCCAGTGGGTGGCGCCCCAGCGCTACTCCTTCGAGGTGGGGGCGGCGTTGTATCTCGGCTTTGCTTCGAACAAAGCGCCGATTCTCCTCCACGGCCCGTACTCCAACCTGCGGGACCTCGGGCAAGTGAAGTGGCAACCGATGGAAAGGGATCGCTAGATGGCGTCAGTATGGAGCTGGGTGGTGGGCTTGGGGCTGGGACTCACGGCGAGCTCGTGGGCATGGGCGGAACCTCTGGGTCCGGTGGAGGCCGATCGCGTGCGCTTGCGGGCGCACTTTGCGGAGGTGGAGAAGGAGCTGCTTGCAGCGGATGTCTCCGGGCTCACGCCCGAGCAGAAGGCGAAGCGGCAGCTCGCCATCCAGCGCCTGCGTGACTACCGCGCGCGCGGCGTGTTTCCCCACAACACGGACTTCAAGGACGCGCGCGTGCCGTACTTCATCGACAAGGACGGCCGGGCCTGTGCGGTGGGCGCGCTCATGATTGAATCGGGGGCCAAGGAGCTGGCGCAGCAGATCTCGCGACGCGAGAACAACGCTCGGGTGCCCGACATCCAGACGCTGGGGGTGGCGGAGTGGGCCAAGGACAACGGGCTTACGGTGCAGGAGTGCACGCGGATCCAGCCGGGCTATTGCAACGAGGGCTTGTGCGCCAGCGACGACGTGCCGGTGTGCGGCAAGTCCGGAACGAGCTATTGGTGCAAAGCGGTGCTGGAGCAGTGCACCAAGGACGAGTACGCCTACGACGGCGAGTGCATCGACGGAGGCGTGCCGGACGCCGGGCCGCCGGTGATGACGACCAGCGACGGGGGGTGCAGCGTGCGGCGTGCGGGTGATCCGGGTGGCTTCGGGGCGGCGACACTCTTGGGCGCGTTGTTGCTGCTCCGGCGGCGTCGACGTTCGGCCGTGCTACGCTCGGCGCGGGAGGATGAACATGCTTAGAGCTTGGGGTGCGGTAGCGGCGGCCGCTGCGATGACGATGGCGTGTGGCGGAAACTCCACGGGGAGTGGCGGCAATCCCGATGGCGGAGCTGGAACGGGTGGATTCGGTGCGTTTGGTGGCACGGGGGCGACCGGTGGCGTGGGGGCAACGGGCGGCACGGGGGCAACCGGCGGCACGGGGGCAACGGGCGGCTTCGGTGGGGTTGGCGGTACCGCTGGGCTTGGTGGCGCTGGTGGCGCTGGTGGTGTCGGTGGTGCGGGTGGCACTGGCGGCAGCACGGAGCAGCCTCCCACGGCACATCCCCCGCCGGATCCCGGTGGTCCTCCGGCGGGTGGCACACAGGTGTCGGCACTGGTGGTCCAGAAGCTGTTCTTGGGAGACACGGACCGGCAGCTCTTGTCCGATCCCAATGCCTGGAAGACGTACGGCTACGACCTGGACGGACACTTCAGCAACAAGAATTCGACGGCGCACTGCACGCCTCAGAAGGGGGCGAACCCTGCTTCCGTGAAGACCGACGGCAACGGCGGCGTCGACAACTCCTTCGGCGCCAACATCGTCCCCATCTTGAAGTCGTTCACCTCCAGCCCCACGGCGGACATCATCAGTAGCATCCAAGACGGCAATGGTACGATGCTGTTCCGTTTCGTCGGCCTCGCGACGGGGCCGAATCAGAGCCCGCTCACGGCGGGATTCTTGAACGCGGCACCGTTCTCCGGCACTCCGGCTTGGAACGGCAGCGACGCGTGGCCCATCACCGCAGAGTCGGTCAACGGCAGTGCGGCACAGCCCAAGGTCACGCTCGCGTCCTACGTCTCGGGCGGCACTTGGGTGGGCCACGCGTCCGGCCCCATTGCAGCGGATCTCCAAGTGTTCGGATCGAGCTGGCCGCTCACCATCCATCAGGGCCTGATCACCGCCGACATCTCCGGGTCCGGGACGGCCATGGTGGGGACCAATGGCATCATCGCCGGCGTGCTGGATACGGAGGAGCTGATCCAGGCGTTGAAGAAGGTCGCCGGCGCCTTTGATCCGAACCTGTGCAACGGCGCCACCTTCGACAGCATCGCGCAACAGTTCCGCGCGGCGAGCGACATCATGAAGGACGGCAGCAACGGCGATCCGAGCCTGACCTGCGACGGCATCAGCGTAGGGTTCGGCTTCGAGAGCATCGCGGCCAACGTCGGCAGCGTGGCCGCGCCGGTGCCGCCGGTGCCTGACCCGTGTGTCAACTGAGGTACGTCTCCGTAGGCTGATACGAGCGCGCCCAGGCGCTGCAGAAGTTGGGGCGTAGCGGGGTGCGGGAGGCGCTCGAGCTGGTGCTCGCGCGGCATCCCGCATCACGATCCCGCGTCGAGCTAGGAGCTTGAAATTGAAAAAGTAATATCGTAAGCTGACTATGTTGATGGACCCCAAGGTGAAGAGCTACCTCGCGGAGATTGGTCGGCGGGGCGGGCGCGCCAGCCGGCGGCGTCTGAGCGCGGAGGCCGCGCGCGACATGGTGCGCGTGCGAGAGGCTCGGAGGGCGTTTCGCGAGCTGTACACGCAGTGTTTCTGGTCCGAGGACCCCAACTACCGCATCACGCTGGAAGACGTGCCCTGGGTCGCGGAGCGGCTCATGCGCTACGGAGGTCACGAGGGCTGGGAGCGTGGGGCAAAGTTATGCCGCTGACGTCGTTTCAAGCTTTCGTGTTGAAGCTGCTCTGCGCGAATCGCCCGCCAGACAGCTATCTGGCGGGCGGCGCGGCGCTGCACTTGGAGCCGCAGTCCAAGCGCTACAGCAACGACCTGGACTTCTTCCAAGACTCCGAGGCGCGTGTCGCTTCCGCCTTTGCGCAAGATCGCGAGACCTTGGAGGCCGCCGGCCTCGAGCTGGATGTGCTGATCGAGCAGCCGGGTTTCATCCGCGCCATCGTGAAGCAGGACCCAGACGCCACGAAAGTGGACTGGGCACAAGATAGCGCCTGGAGATTCTTGCCAACCATCCAACACGAAGTGGCCGGATACCAGCTGCATCCGATGGATCTCGCCATCAACAAGCTCTTGGCGCTCGCCGGCAGGAACGAGCCTCGCGACTTCTTGGACATCATGGAGGTCCATCGTCGCGTTTTGCCGCTGGGCGCACTGTGCTGGGCCGCGAGCGGGAAGGATCCGGGTTTCACTCCAGCCCTGCTATTGGACCTGCTACGCCGTCGAGGCACCGTACGTACGGAGGACCTGAAGCGCCTGCACCTCACGGGAGCGCCAGACCTCGCAGAGCTGAAGCGGGAGTGGCTCACGGCGTTGGACGAAGCCGATGCGTTCGTTCGCTCCCGGCCGCCGGACGAGCTGGGTTGCCTCTACTACTCGAAGTCGCGCGGAGCGTTCGTGGGCAATCCGGCGGCCGTGCCCGACGCGAGGCCCCACTTCGGGCGACCCGGTGGCGTGCTTCCCCGCGTGGTCGACGACTGACTCACTCCACGACGACGCGCGCGCGGCGCTCGCGCACGCCGGCGGCGAGAATCGGCTGCCCCAGGGCGTCGAGGCGCTCCGCCAAGCGCGCGAGGGCGAACAGGGTGAAGGCCTTTTCGTTGGGGCACGCGTCGAAGGCTTCGAAGAAACGCTGCACGGCGCCGGCGTCCGTGGGCTCGGCCAGGGCGGCGAGCAGGCACAGGGCAGTGTAGCGCCACAAGTCGCCGCGCTCGCGGAGCTCCGCGGCCCGCGCCTCGATTCGATCTCGCGTGCCACCGCCACGCGTCACTTCCAGACGCATCCGCGTGTCGTTGGTCAAGGTGCTCCAGTTCTGGCGCCGCCGATCCGCCGCGATGGCTTCCACTTCTTCGATCAAGCGCTCGGCCTCGCTCAGGTTGCCGCGGGCCATTTCGAGCTCCGCGAGCTCCAGCGGCAAGAACTCGTAGGAGCGCGACAGGGCAGAGGACGCGTCGGCGAGCGCCAGCACCTTGCGCAAGAGCTCCGAAGCCTCGTCGAAATCTCCGCGGAGCACGGCGACCTCGGAGAGACGGTGTTGCGCCAGTAGCTGCACCTCCGGGCGCAGCGGGCTGCCGCCGAGATCCGCCGCCAGCGCCGCTCGGGACAAGGCTTCCGCCGCTTCGATCTTGCGTTGGTAGAAGAGCACGCTCGCCTCGAGGCAGTGGCAGCGCTGCACGAAGCCTTCGTCTTCGAGCTCGCGGCCGAGCGCAATGCCTTCGGCGGCGTGCTTCAGCGAGGATTCGTAACGCATGGCGTAGTAGTCGAGGGCGCCGCGAGTGAGCGCCAGCATCGCTTGGAGCTGGCGCGTGTCGACGCCGTCGTCCTCGAGCCAACCTACGGCGCGGGTCAAGTGCTCCTCCGCCGCGTCGAACCAGCCCATCAACCCGAGCTCGCTGGTGGCCACGTACACCTGGCGAATGGCGCCCTCGTAGTCGCCGGCTTCTCGTAGCAAGCGCGCGGCGTGGATGCGCACCTCGGGCCGCTGGGTGCCCTGGTTCGGCGCCAACGCCCACGCCACCTGGCTCAGGAGCTCGCGGCGATCCGGCCGGCTCTCGAGGCGAGCGCGCGCGGCATCGCACAACAGACCATGCTCGAAGCGATAGCTACCGGGAGTGTCGGCGCGCAGAATGCCGTGGAGCAGCGCGCGCCCGATGAAGTCGCGCAGGAGCTCGCTCGGGACGTTTGCGGCCGAGCGAGCCAAGTCGTCTTCCTCGAAGCGCGCACCGAGCAGCGCGGCGCGGATCACGAGACCTTCGGCTTCGTCTTGCTGATCGGTGAAGGCGTGGATCAGCTCCGCGATGCGGCTGGCCAGTAGACGATCGAGCGGGCGCTCCGCCATCAGCGTGCTGATGCTTCGACCCGAAGCCGGGGCCAGCCCCTGCTCCGTGGGTATCAGCTCTTGGTTGCCGATCCAGTCGTGCACCAGCTGCGCGAGTACCAGGGACGTCTCGTCGATCTGCGCGAGCTCTCGGGCGGTGTCGGGCGAGAGCGGCGCGACGGCCGTGAGCAGCGCCATGCGTTCTTCCGCGTCCAGGCGATCGAGCTCTCGGCGCACGACTCCGGGCAGCTGTGCGAGCGTGGCAAGGCGCTCGCGCACCAAGGGGTGCTCCGTGGTGCCGCTGCGAGCGGTGAGCACGCACGTCATCCGCGCTCGTTGCTCCCGCTGCAGCCGCTCCACCAACGCGAGGGCTCCATCCCGCGCCCAGCCGACGTCGTCGAGCCACAGGTACAAGGGCCGAACCCGTGACAGGGCCGTGAGCGCTTCGCAGGCCAGCGCGACGGCCGCGGCTTCGGGCAGCGCGACGCCGCTTCCCGGCGCGAGCCAATCGCGCAGCGCGTCGGCGTCGTCTAGCTGCCGCCACGCCGCGCCGTCCTTGCCCAAGAGCCGGCGCAGCACGCGCCGCAAGCCGTCCGTGGTGCCGGCCACGTCGTAGCCCACGGCCGCGCTTTCCATCCAGCCGTTGCGCTCGGCTTCCGAAAGGCCCCAGCGGGCGATGCGGCTCT
The window above is part of the Polyangiaceae bacterium genome. Proteins encoded here:
- a CDS encoding WD40 repeat domain-containing protein encodes the protein MADRDALTQFAPYVVDVMNEADLTPRRLGAPGEKNDYVDLAWSPDGRWLAYSNDEGYIVADADNDFVEAWRGSCSAAPVWSVSIRLAACIDSADDALRMLDANSGVTLAAIPVAGWLYPRDYAWSPAEDRLAFVRDIEGSQLSTLSILESDGEEHAVPMAALKYLRFQWSLDGRWLAFEGKDDDGESAWVVDTRQPALPPQPVGASNGQMTWGRGSLILRHGKVLSAVDASRSPIETTVISDALYGFWISRDGSVLAYATPKGLTFASLSAGRITMLSTAPIGDAAEVLIAGQNALVISQQHPKYARHVTTHGGPVSYFGSSGERMDESALSPDGRRALLALANETRSRLLRVDFESMSSHTVFESKNGIGALQWVAPQRYSFEVGAALYLGFASNKAPILLHGPYSNLRDLGQVKWQPMERDR
- a CDS encoding nucleotidyl transferase AbiEii/AbiGii toxin family protein, producing the protein MLKLLCANRPPDSYLAGGAALHLEPQSKRYSNDLDFFQDSEARVASAFAQDRETLEAAGLELDVLIEQPGFIRAIVKQDPDATKVDWAQDSAWRFLPTIQHEVAGYQLHPMDLAINKLLALAGRNEPRDFLDIMEVHRRVLPLGALCWAASGKDPGFTPALLLDLLRRRGTVRTEDLKRLHLTGAPDLAELKREWLTALDEADAFVRSRPPDELGCLYYSKSRGAFVGNPAAVPDARPHFGRPGGVLPRVVDD
- a CDS encoding protein kinase; this encodes MLARRGTVADGIVDVGSYEVTELLGRGGMGEVYRGVHRPSGAPVALKTLRASRTGADAHRLLIREAAAAAQLSHPNIVYLIDVVSAASQPFLVLELVEGGDVESWIDQWPGWPAVADALDQTLSGLAAAHAAGIVHRDLKPGNLLRTSSGQIKIADFGIAEVVDPLREVKDPVFGGTPLYMAPEQLEPDGQQGPWTDLYAVGVILFVLLSGQGPIDPTSSGWRAAKKRPSQLVPREGLVLPTALTDLVARLLAVDPRERPRFAEEVRQALREVSVRDEVIRTPVTTTDRAAATLLSESRAGRTALSSAPTAKASSSLESAPTAAVTAVSLVPPELRTLPFELPAPLDPFTASSVLRLRAPALVARSAEREELLAAMHAPEGPRTLLFIGEAGVGKSRIARWGLSEAERNGWMESAAVGYDVAGTTDGLRRVLRRLLGKDGAAWRQLDDADALRDWLAPGSGVALPEAAAVALACEALTALSRVRPLYLWLDDVGWARDGALALVERLQREQRARMTCVLTARSGTTEHPLVRERLATLAQLPGVVRRELDRLDAEERMALLTAVAPLSPDTARELAQIDETSLVLAQLVHDWIGNQELIPTEQGLAPASGRSISTLMAERPLDRLLASRIAELIHAFTDQQDEAEGLVIRAALLGARFEEDDLARSAANVPSELLRDFIGRALLHGILRADTPGSYRFEHGLLCDAARARLESRPDRRELLSQVAWALAPNQGTQRPEVRIHAARLLREAGDYEGAIRQVYVATSELGLMGWFDAAEEHLTRAVGWLEDDGVDTRQLQAMLALTRGALDYYAMRYESSLKHAAEGIALGRELEDEGFVQRCHCLEASVLFYQRKIEAAEALSRAALAADLGGSPLRPEVQLLAQHRLSEVAVLRGDFDEASELLRKVLALADASSALSRSYEFLPLELAELEMARGNLSEAERLIEEVEAIAADRRRQNWSTLTNDTRMRLEVTRGGGTRDRIEARAAELRERGDLWRYTALCLLAALAEPTDAGAVQRFFEAFDACPNEKAFTLFALARLAERLDALGQPILAAGVRERRARVVVE